In Homo sapiens chromosome 11, GRCh38.p14 Primary Assembly, one DNA window encodes the following:
- the OOSP1 gene encoding putative oocyte-secreted protein 1 homolog precursor, with protein MKTILGFKGLFYLHSLIWTCAGDWSAIQVHCTQFWFFARIKPTIFYNLYVNPDEVFLGDGCHVTHVLPNVYYEFFYHPHDCGIVTQPLQEVLLLKTKIRYISRDSTVRSEMPLSCVVHNQHHLLNAVEMRDGETDNVNEWEIEVRIHIANEDMGSNFCNTILVLKVKVIFRYLLIFISRTLPRR; from the exons ATGAAGACCATTCTGGGGTTCAAAGGGCTCTTTTATCTGCATTCCTTGATATGGACCTGCGCTGGGGACTGGTCAG CTATTCAAGTACACTGCACCCAGTTTTGGTTCTTTGCCAGGATTAAACCCACGATATTTTACAATTTGTATGTGAACCCCGATGAAGTGTTTCTAGGAGATGGCTGCCATGTAACCCATGTTTTGCCAAATGTCTACTATGAGTTTTTCTACCATCCTCATGACTGTGGTATTGTAACTCAA CCTCTCCAGGAAGTTCTTCTGCTTAAAACTAAAATCAGGTATATCTCAAGAGACTCTACTGTCCGATCTGAAATGCCTCTGTCGTGTGTCGTCCACAA TCAGCATCATCTTTTAAATGCAGTTGAAatgagagatggggaaactgacaATGTTAATGAATGGGAGATAGAGGTGAGGATACACATTGCGAATGAAGACATGGGCAGTAACTTCTGCAACACAATCTTG GTTTTAAAAGTGAAGGTTATTTTTAGATATCTGCTAATATTTATCTCAAGAACATTACCAAGGCGATGA
- the OOSP1 gene encoding putative oocyte-secreted protein 1 homolog isoform X1, whose protein sequence is MDLRWGLVRGSSQCPLSEVSSGPGFPSTFPASAPKTSCSEQTRMIAIQVHCTQFWFFARIKPTIFYNLYVNPDEVFLGDGCHVTHVLPNVYYEFFYHPHDCGIVTQPLQEVLLLKTKIRYISRDSTVRSEMPLSCVVHNQHHLLNAVEMRDGETDNVNEWEIEVRIHIANEDMGSNFCNTILVLKVKVIFRYLLIFISRTLPRR, encoded by the exons ATGGACCTGCGCTGGGGACTGGTCAG AGGGAGCAGTCAGTGCCCCCTAAGTGAGGTGAGCAGTGGTCCAGGTTTTCCCAGTACTTTTCCTGCGTCGGCCCCAAAAACCTCCTGTTCGGAGCAAACCAGAATGATTG CTATTCAAGTACACTGCACCCAGTTTTGGTTCTTTGCCAGGATTAAACCCACGATATTTTACAATTTGTATGTGAACCCCGATGAAGTGTTTCTAGGAGATGGCTGCCATGTAACCCATGTTTTGCCAAATGTCTACTATGAGTTTTTCTACCATCCTCATGACTGTGGTATTGTAACTCAA CCTCTCCAGGAAGTTCTTCTGCTTAAAACTAAAATCAGGTATATCTCAAGAGACTCTACTGTCCGATCTGAAATGCCTCTGTCGTGTGTCGTCCACAA TCAGCATCATCTTTTAAATGCAGTTGAAatgagagatggggaaactgacaATGTTAATGAATGGGAGATAGAGGTGAGGATACACATTGCGAATGAAGACATGGGCAGTAACTTCTGCAACACAATCTTG GTTTTAAAAGTGAAGGTTATTTTTAGATATCTGCTAATATTTATCTCAAGAACATTACCAAGGCGATGA